The following coding sequences lie in one Candidatus Nitrospira allomarina genomic window:
- a CDS encoding STAS domain-containing protein: MLKFSGTATFVNLPKFANALDDVPLKKDVHLDFDDLRYIDHACLNLLSSWKKFHETQDGTVSVDWEKFESKMLEKQTIDT; this comes from the coding sequence TTGCTCAAATTTTCAGGAACGGCCACGTTCGTGAATCTCCCCAAATTTGCCAATGCCTTGGATGACGTCCCGTTGAAGAAAGACGTTCATCTCGATTTTGACGACTTACGGTATATCGACCACGCCTGCCTGAACTTGCTGAGTTCCTGGAAGAAGTTTCATGAAACCCAAGATGGAACAGTGTCTGTCGATTGGGAAAAGTTTGAATCAAAGATGCTTGAGAAACAGACGATCGATACATAG
- a CDS encoding DUF2934 domain-containing protein yields MIMIVTFHEEFRGKISAFLSEKGYEVCVPPHRQDVIPLVKEKSPLVVLLDMYVATPNGLDVLKELRAHKYHGGIVALAGTSVRSLMSQASQLGVDQVIGGFQGDGGALNLDQVESAIKMALHSSIAKRAFQLYEARGRTKGRDLEDWFEAERQILKKTLPLSSGESKQRAKTESGSQKPKKIPKKLT; encoded by the coding sequence ATGATTATGATTGTAACATTTCACGAGGAATTTCGAGGAAAGATTTCCGCTTTTCTCTCTGAGAAAGGTTATGAAGTCTGTGTTCCTCCTCATAGACAGGATGTGATTCCCCTGGTAAAGGAAAAATCCCCCTTAGTGGTCCTATTGGATATGTATGTGGCGACACCAAACGGATTAGACGTGCTAAAGGAGTTACGAGCCCATAAATATCATGGAGGAATTGTGGCGCTGGCTGGAACTTCGGTGCGTTCCTTAATGTCACAAGCGTCACAGCTTGGTGTGGATCAGGTGATTGGAGGATTTCAAGGCGATGGCGGAGCGCTGAATCTTGATCAGGTGGAGTCAGCGATAAAAATGGCATTACACTCAAGCATTGCTAAACGCGCATTTCAATTGTATGAGGCACGGGGGCGGACGAAAGGGAGGGACCTGGAAGATTGGTTTGAAGCCGAACGGCAAATTTTGAAGAAGACCTTGCCGTTGTCATCAGGGGAAAGCAAACAGAGAGCTAAAACTGAAAGCGGATCTCAGAAGCCAAAGAAAATCCCCAAAAAATTAACCTGA
- the malQ gene encoding 4-alpha-glucanotransferase, giving the protein MQPVIMVNLARGSGILLHPTSLPEGWGIGDLGPTAYQFVDFLKVAGQSWWQMLPLGQTGYGNSPYMCFSAFAGNPLLISPEKLVEDGFVSASDAGRPPSSPPDHVDYPLVIVHKQLIFEKSFEQFKANPPAEHRQAFLLFREKHASWLEDFSLFMSLKESYAGQAWTRWDKPLIVRDPQALQDCCRRLREKIDYHQFLQYLFFHQWSDLRQYAHARGVRIIGDLPIYIAHDSSDVWAHPDSFYLDDQYQPSVVAGVPPDYFSATGQRWGNPIYRWDVRAGSGYQWWIDRFRANLALVDMIRLDHFRGFEAYWEIPASEPHAIHGRWVKGPGGELFAAVKAALGDVPVIAEDLGVITPEVEALRDTCGFPGMRILQMAFGNDPKAHHYRPHHYTWNSIVYTATHDHNTTVGWFTAEPGKETTQSKEEIKEERVSVLRYLGTDGRDIHWDVIRLAMSSVAQLAMIPLQDVLGLGSECRMNRPGTLKGNWEWRTHPGQLTEKVGSRLRDLTGLFDRLP; this is encoded by the coding sequence ATTCAGCCGGTAATCATGGTGAATCTGGCTAGAGGAAGTGGAATCTTATTGCATCCGACGTCCCTCCCGGAGGGATGGGGTATTGGAGATTTAGGACCCACGGCCTATCAATTTGTCGATTTTTTAAAGGTCGCCGGTCAGAGTTGGTGGCAGATGTTGCCACTGGGGCAGACCGGGTATGGCAATTCCCCCTACATGTGCTTTTCCGCCTTTGCAGGAAACCCCTTACTCATTAGCCCGGAAAAACTTGTGGAGGATGGATTTGTATCGGCATCCGATGCGGGTCGGCCTCCGTCTTCTCCACCCGACCATGTGGATTACCCTCTGGTCATTGTGCATAAGCAACTAATCTTCGAAAAGTCTTTTGAGCAGTTTAAGGCCAATCCTCCAGCCGAACATCGCCAAGCCTTTTTGTTGTTTCGTGAGAAACATGCTTCCTGGTTAGAAGACTTCTCCCTCTTTATGTCTTTGAAAGAAAGTTATGCGGGGCAAGCATGGACTCGATGGGATAAGCCATTGATCGTACGAGATCCTCAAGCCCTGCAGGACTGCTGTCGTCGCCTCAGGGAGAAGATTGATTATCATCAGTTTCTTCAGTATCTGTTTTTTCACCAATGGTCCGACCTGAGACAGTATGCTCATGCCAGGGGGGTCAGAATTATCGGGGACCTCCCGATCTATATCGCGCATGATAGTTCAGACGTCTGGGCGCATCCTGATTCATTCTATTTAGATGATCAATATCAACCATCTGTGGTGGCCGGGGTGCCGCCGGACTATTTCAGTGCAACAGGACAACGGTGGGGAAATCCGATTTACCGGTGGGACGTGAGAGCCGGGTCCGGTTACCAATGGTGGATCGATCGATTTCGTGCCAATCTTGCTCTTGTCGATATGATTCGATTGGATCATTTCCGGGGGTTTGAGGCCTATTGGGAAATCCCGGCTTCTGAACCTCATGCCATCCATGGTCGATGGGTGAAAGGTCCAGGAGGCGAATTGTTTGCAGCCGTGAAAGCCGCACTGGGTGATGTGCCGGTAATCGCCGAGGACCTTGGGGTGATCACTCCCGAGGTGGAGGCGTTACGGGATACGTGTGGTTTTCCCGGTATGCGAATTTTACAAATGGCCTTTGGCAACGATCCCAAGGCCCATCATTATCGACCCCATCACTATACCTGGAATTCCATCGTTTATACGGCCACGCATGACCATAATACGACGGTCGGGTGGTTTACCGCTGAACCGGGGAAGGAAACCACCCAATCCAAAGAAGAGATCAAGGAGGAGCGCGTGAGTGTATTGCGCTATCTGGGGACCGACGGGCGGGACATTCATTGGGATGTGATTCGACTGGCCATGAGCTCTGTTGCCCAACTCGCCATGATTCCCCTTCAGGACGTCTTGGGATTGGGGAGTGAATGCCGGATGAATCGACCCGGCACGCTCAAGGGGAACTGGGAGTGGCGGACTCATCCTGGGCAATTGACGGAGAAGGTTGGGAGCCGACTCCGTGACTTGACAGGTTTATTTGATCGATTGCCATGA
- a CDS encoding universal stress protein: MKILVAVDPSEHAEEAIRFVKSVDWPKASEIYLIHVIEMKHASPLIPSGGPSSWDRVISEARGKLFTEAKGLLEHMKKEILEERAVNIKSLVMEGLPGAEILQVVEDYQIDLVILGTRGLSNVKRFLLGSTSDWVMREAPCSVLLVREKLSKVTMGKSAAKILLATDGSAVALSTVDMLGLLTCKTPPKVMVTHVVGRPAYLEGWYWGKGKAAFKQLAKKVLENAQKEGASHLDEMSQRVKGLGMEVDTVLTKGDPAEEIVKIAERSKVKLIMVGSKGLIGGKPVPLGGVVRKIARYAPCSVLLTRPDRSEKKV; encoded by the coding sequence ATGAAAATTTTAGTGGCGGTTGATCCTTCCGAACATGCAGAGGAGGCCATTCGATTTGTGAAATCGGTGGATTGGCCAAAGGCATCAGAAATCTATTTAATCCATGTGATCGAGATGAAACATGCGTCTCCTCTGATACCGTCGGGTGGACCTTCCAGTTGGGATCGGGTCATTTCCGAAGCAAGGGGGAAACTATTCACCGAAGCGAAGGGTCTTCTTGAGCACATGAAGAAGGAGATTCTTGAAGAACGGGCTGTGAACATTAAGTCATTGGTGATGGAAGGGCTACCGGGTGCGGAAATTTTACAGGTGGTGGAGGACTATCAAATTGACCTGGTCATTTTAGGGACACGTGGCCTTTCCAATGTCAAACGGTTTCTTCTTGGGAGTACCAGTGATTGGGTGATGAGGGAAGCCCCATGTTCAGTGTTATTGGTTCGTGAAAAACTCAGTAAGGTGACGATGGGAAAATCCGCCGCCAAAATTCTTTTAGCCACCGATGGTTCAGCGGTGGCTTTGAGTACTGTGGATATGCTCGGCTTGTTGACCTGTAAGACCCCTCCAAAGGTGATGGTGACGCATGTGGTGGGAAGACCGGCTTACCTGGAGGGTTGGTATTGGGGAAAAGGAAAAGCGGCATTTAAACAATTAGCCAAAAAAGTATTGGAGAACGCCCAAAAAGAAGGTGCCAGCCATCTGGACGAAATGAGCCAAAGAGTCAAAGGGCTCGGTATGGAAGTCGATACCGTGTTGACCAAAGGAGATCCTGCTGAAGAAATTGTCAAAATTGCCGAGCGTTCGAAGGTAAAATTGATTATGGTTGGATCAAAAGGACTCATAGGGGGTAAGCCGGTCCCATTGGGAGGGGTCGTTAGAAAAATTGCTCGCTATGCTCCATGTTCTGTGTTGCTCACGCGCCCTGACCGATCCGAGAAAAAGGTTTGA
- a CDS encoding cation-transporting P-type ATPase — MPVSDRKRSDVCWHALDGESVLKAVASQFGGLTQDVAVQRLALYGPNRLRPPKKQSSWQRFLAQFHNILIYILLGAGVVTAILGHWVDTGVILGVVIINAVIGFLQEGKAERAMDAIRRMLSVQACGLRDGTRCPIPAESLVPGDIVFLQSGDKVPADLRLLKVKDLRIEEAALTGESVPVDKHMKPVPETASIGDRRGMAYSGTLVTYGTGTGVVVATGDASEIGRISAMLARVQTLTTPLLRKIGEFGSRLSIAIITGAVGVFLFGVFFREYGFSDMFLASVGLAVAAIPEGLPAIMTITLAIGVQAMARRQAIIRRLPAVETLGSVTVICSDKTGTLTRNEMTVQTLATAPYTVEVSGVGYDPHGGFSLLGNPVVLADLPDVMELARAGMLCNDADLDHVEGVWRINGDPTEGALVTLGRKAGLDYRFEHEMWPRTDVIPFESQHRFMSTLHHDHAGHGFMYIKGAPERVLEMCAFQRSLGEDHPLNSRSWHDRIEQMASRGQRVLAVAVASTNHEHRELRFRDVEQGLTLLGLFGIVDPPRPEAIEAVRQCQQAGIRVKMITGDHLVTARTIGLQMHIGDGKQALSGQVLETLSDEELKRVVRDIDIFARTSPEHKLRLVQALQAGGEVVAMTGDGVNDAPALKRADVGVAMGVKGTEVAKEAAEMVLADDNFASIAHAVEEGRRVYDNIQKSILFILPTNVAEAGVIVAAILLGTMLPITPVQILWVNMITAVTLALSLTVEPPESDVMRRPPRSPGEAILSRFLLWRIGFVSTLAVAGTFGLFLWETDQGASIETARTIAVNMLVVFEAFYLLNARSFYGSVLSRNGLFGNPYVPLTIGMVLGIQGLFTYTEVMQTLFHTTGIDGLAWLRIIGIGVVIYLLVELEKCVFRIILKLRTPDVKI, encoded by the coding sequence ATGCCGGTTTCCGATCGAAAAAGGTCAGACGTCTGCTGGCATGCCTTGGATGGTGAATCTGTCCTCAAGGCAGTGGCCAGTCAGTTTGGGGGCTTAACGCAGGATGTTGCTGTCCAACGTCTGGCGCTCTATGGCCCCAATCGATTACGTCCCCCTAAAAAGCAATCCTCCTGGCAGCGGTTTCTTGCCCAGTTCCACAATATTTTAATTTATATCCTTCTCGGAGCGGGTGTCGTGACTGCCATTCTGGGTCATTGGGTGGATACCGGTGTGATTTTGGGCGTGGTGATCATCAATGCCGTTATCGGATTTCTTCAGGAAGGCAAAGCCGAAAGGGCGATGGATGCCATTCGCCGGATGTTGTCGGTGCAGGCCTGTGGACTTCGTGATGGAACCCGTTGTCCGATTCCCGCGGAAAGCCTTGTGCCTGGGGATATTGTGTTTCTGCAATCCGGAGACAAAGTTCCGGCGGATCTGCGTCTTCTGAAGGTGAAAGATTTGCGTATTGAAGAAGCCGCCTTGACCGGTGAGTCCGTCCCGGTTGACAAACACATGAAACCGGTCCCGGAAACCGCGTCCATTGGTGATCGAAGGGGCATGGCCTATTCGGGAACTCTGGTGACCTATGGAACGGGAACCGGGGTGGTGGTTGCGACCGGAGATGCCTCCGAAATTGGACGGATCAGCGCCATGCTGGCCAGGGTGCAGACCTTGACCACCCCACTTCTCCGAAAGATCGGAGAATTCGGGAGCCGATTGAGTATTGCCATTATCACCGGAGCGGTTGGTGTGTTCCTTTTCGGAGTGTTTTTCCGGGAGTATGGGTTCAGTGATATGTTTCTGGCCAGCGTAGGATTAGCCGTTGCCGCCATTCCCGAAGGCCTTCCGGCCATTATGACCATCACGCTTGCCATCGGGGTTCAAGCGATGGCCCGACGTCAAGCGATTATTCGACGGCTGCCGGCTGTTGAAACCCTTGGCTCTGTGACCGTTATTTGTTCAGATAAAACCGGCACGCTGACACGAAATGAAATGACCGTTCAAACGTTGGCGACTGCGCCCTATACCGTGGAGGTCAGTGGTGTCGGCTATGATCCGCATGGAGGATTTTCTCTGCTTGGCAACCCGGTTGTGCTGGCTGACCTTCCAGACGTGATGGAACTCGCTCGAGCCGGAATGTTGTGTAACGATGCGGATCTGGACCACGTGGAGGGGGTCTGGCGGATCAACGGAGATCCGACGGAGGGGGCGTTGGTGACTCTTGGGAGAAAAGCCGGATTGGATTACCGATTCGAACATGAGATGTGGCCACGAACGGATGTGATCCCCTTCGAATCGCAACATCGGTTTATGTCGACGTTGCATCACGACCATGCCGGGCATGGATTTATGTATATCAAGGGTGCCCCTGAACGGGTGTTAGAGATGTGCGCGTTTCAGCGGAGTCTGGGGGAGGATCATCCGTTGAATAGCCGGTCGTGGCATGATCGGATCGAACAGATGGCGAGTCGTGGTCAACGAGTGCTGGCGGTGGCCGTTGCATCCACCAATCACGAACATCGAGAGTTACGGTTTCGAGATGTGGAGCAGGGCCTGACACTGTTAGGCCTCTTTGGCATTGTTGACCCACCACGGCCTGAAGCCATTGAAGCGGTCCGACAATGCCAACAAGCCGGGATTCGAGTCAAAATGATTACCGGGGATCATCTGGTGACGGCCAGAACGATTGGCTTGCAGATGCATATTGGAGATGGGAAACAGGCTCTCTCGGGACAGGTACTGGAAACGTTGAGCGATGAGGAATTGAAGCGTGTGGTAAGGGATATCGATATCTTTGCCCGGACGAGTCCGGAGCATAAGTTACGGCTGGTGCAAGCCCTCCAGGCCGGTGGGGAAGTGGTGGCCATGACCGGAGATGGGGTGAATGATGCGCCGGCACTCAAGCGGGCGGATGTCGGAGTGGCCATGGGAGTAAAGGGGACGGAAGTGGCGAAGGAAGCGGCGGAAATGGTGCTGGCCGATGATAATTTTGCCTCGATTGCGCATGCCGTTGAGGAAGGCCGTCGGGTCTATGACAATATTCAAAAGTCCATTCTGTTTATTCTTCCCACCAATGTCGCCGAAGCCGGAGTGATTGTAGCCGCTATTCTGTTAGGGACCATGTTGCCGATTACGCCGGTACAAATCCTGTGGGTCAACATGATCACCGCCGTGACGTTGGCCTTGTCCTTAACCGTCGAACCTCCTGAATCGGATGTCATGCGACGTCCCCCTCGAAGCCCCGGGGAAGCCATTTTGTCACGGTTTCTGCTGTGGCGAATCGGCTTTGTATCCACCTTAGCGGTGGCCGGCACGTTTGGACTGTTCCTGTGGGAGACTGACCAGGGGGCATCTATCGAAACCGCGAGGACGATAGCCGTCAACATGCTGGTGGTCTTTGAAGCCTTTTATTTATTAAATGCCCGGTCTTTTTATGGTTCGGTTCTGTCCCGGAACGGATTGTTTGGTAACCCCTATGTGCCCCTGACCATAGGAATGGTGTTAGGCATTCAGGGCCTCTTTACCTATACCGAAGTAATGCAGACGCTTTTTCATACTACCGGCATTGATGGACTTGCCTGGCTTCGAATTATTGGAATAGGTGTGGTGATTTATTTGCTGGTCGAATTGGAAAAATGTGTGTTTCGGATTATTCTGAAACTCAGAACTCCCGATGTGAAAATTTGA
- a CDS encoding phosphoketolase family protein encodes MRTGVSKKSTVTRDELQRMDAYWRAANYLSVGQIYLHDNPLLKKPLTLDHIKLRLLGHWGTTPGLNFLYVHLNRVIKNHDLNMIYIAGPGHGGPGLVANTYLEGTYTEVYPNISQDAEGLKKLFKQFSFPGGIPSHVAPETPGSIHEGGELGYSLSHAFGAAFDNPDLIVACVVGDGEAETGPLATAWHSNKFLNPKLDGAVLPILHLNGYKIANPTVLARINHDELNSLLVGYGYKPFFVEGDDPEAMHQIMADTLDEVMKEIHAIQHRAREKGETSRPCWPMIVLRSPKGWTGPKEVDGKKTEDSWRSHQVPFAEMATKKDHIKLLEKWMKSYKPEELFDETGKLIPELAELAPKGERRMGANPHSNGGLLLKNLKIPDFQNYAVDVPKPGKVVAEATRVMGAFLRDVMKHNMSNRNFLVFGPDETASNRLSALFEVTGRRWVADTISGDDHLALDGRVFEILSEHTCQGWLEGYLLTGRHGFFSCYEAFIHIIDSMFNQHAKWLKVTGSEIPWRRPIASLNYLLTSHVWRQDHNGFSHQDPGFIDHVANKKAEVIRIYLPPDANSLLFVTDKCLRSRNRVNVIVAGKQPGLQFLNMDAAIKHCTAGIGIWDWASNDKGGEPDVVMACAGDVPTLETLAAVDLLRKQVPDLKVRVVNIVNLMKLQPQSEHPHGLSDKEFDTLFTTDKPVIFAFHGYPWLIHRLTYRRTNHKNLHVRGYKEEGTTTTPFDMVVLNDLDRYHLVADVIDRVPKLGYLAAYAKQAIRDKKIDHKTYIAKYGDDMPEIKDWKWPF; translated from the coding sequence ATGAGAACCGGTGTGTCAAAAAAATCAACAGTGACCAGGGACGAGCTTCAGCGTATGGATGCCTATTGGCGTGCGGCGAATTATTTGTCCGTGGGGCAGATCTATCTTCATGATAACCCGTTACTCAAAAAGCCGTTGACGCTCGACCACATTAAATTGCGGCTTCTGGGGCATTGGGGGACGACTCCGGGATTAAACTTTCTGTATGTCCACCTGAATCGGGTTATTAAGAATCATGATCTCAACATGATTTATATTGCCGGTCCCGGACATGGCGGTCCGGGGTTGGTGGCCAACACGTATTTAGAAGGGACCTACACCGAGGTGTATCCCAACATCTCCCAGGATGCCGAAGGCTTGAAAAAACTTTTTAAACAGTTCTCTTTTCCAGGCGGAATTCCCAGTCACGTGGCTCCCGAAACGCCGGGATCCATCCATGAAGGTGGTGAGCTCGGCTATTCGCTGTCGCATGCATTTGGGGCGGCGTTTGATAATCCGGATCTGATTGTGGCCTGTGTGGTGGGTGATGGCGAAGCCGAAACCGGTCCCCTGGCGACGGCCTGGCATTCCAATAAATTTTTGAATCCGAAGTTGGATGGGGCCGTGTTACCCATTTTGCATCTCAATGGGTACAAAATCGCCAACCCCACGGTGCTGGCTCGAATCAATCATGACGAATTGAACAGCTTATTGGTCGGTTACGGCTATAAGCCCTTTTTCGTGGAAGGGGATGACCCGGAGGCCATGCATCAAATTATGGCGGACACACTGGATGAGGTGATGAAGGAGATTCATGCCATTCAGCATCGGGCCAGGGAAAAGGGGGAGACCTCCCGGCCCTGCTGGCCGATGATCGTCTTGCGCAGCCCCAAGGGGTGGACCGGTCCAAAAGAAGTCGATGGGAAGAAGACCGAGGATTCCTGGCGGTCTCATCAAGTCCCCTTTGCCGAGATGGCCACCAAGAAGGATCATATTAAACTGCTTGAAAAGTGGATGAAGAGCTACAAACCTGAGGAATTATTTGACGAGACCGGCAAACTGATTCCAGAACTGGCGGAATTAGCTCCGAAGGGCGAACGACGAATGGGCGCGAATCCTCATAGTAACGGTGGCCTGCTGCTCAAAAATCTCAAGATCCCCGATTTTCAGAACTACGCCGTGGATGTTCCTAAACCCGGGAAGGTCGTGGCTGAAGCCACGAGGGTGATGGGCGCTTTCCTCCGGGATGTGATGAAACACAACATGAGCAATCGGAATTTTTTGGTCTTTGGTCCTGATGAAACTGCTTCAAACCGGCTAAGCGCGCTGTTTGAGGTAACAGGGCGGCGATGGGTTGCCGACACCATTTCGGGGGACGATCACTTAGCCCTGGATGGGAGGGTGTTCGAAATACTCAGTGAACATACCTGCCAGGGGTGGTTGGAAGGATATTTACTGACGGGACGACACGGGTTTTTCTCATGTTACGAGGCGTTTATTCACATCATCGATTCGATGTTCAATCAGCATGCCAAGTGGCTGAAAGTCACGGGGAGTGAGATCCCGTGGCGAAGACCCATTGCCTCCCTCAACTATCTCCTGACGTCCCATGTGTGGCGTCAGGATCACAATGGGTTTTCTCATCAGGATCCTGGATTTATCGACCACGTGGCAAATAAAAAAGCCGAGGTGATTCGTATTTATCTCCCCCCTGATGCCAATAGTTTGCTATTCGTGACGGATAAATGTCTCCGGAGCCGAAATCGTGTCAATGTCATTGTGGCTGGAAAACAACCGGGTCTGCAATTTCTCAACATGGATGCAGCCATCAAGCATTGTACCGCCGGTATCGGGATTTGGGATTGGGCCAGTAACGATAAAGGGGGAGAACCCGATGTGGTCATGGCCTGTGCCGGTGATGTTCCAACCTTGGAAACTTTGGCTGCCGTAGACTTACTTCGCAAGCAGGTCCCCGATCTGAAGGTTCGGGTGGTGAATATTGTGAACCTCATGAAACTGCAACCTCAGAGCGAACATCCGCACGGGTTGTCGGACAAGGAGTTCGATACGCTCTTTACGACGGATAAACCCGTCATCTTTGCTTTTCATGGATATCCCTGGTTGATTCATCGTTTGACGTATCGGAGAACGAATCATAAAAATCTTCACGTTCGAGGCTATAAAGAAGAGGGCACGACGACCACACCGTTCGATATGGTTGTTCTTAACGACCTTGACCGGTATCATCTCGTGGCGGATGTGATCGATCGTGTGCCGAAACTAGGATACCTTGCGGCCTATGCCAAGCAGGCTATTCGCGATAAAAAAATCGATCATAAGACGTACATCGCCAAGTACGGCGACGATATGCCGGAAATTAAAGATTGGAAATGGCCGTTTTAG
- the rnk gene encoding nucleoside diphosphate kinase regulator, with amino-acid sequence MERRDIYITEFDLNRLSELLEVWQTFRGSKSTSIHLESLMEELERAHVVLPKDIPPDVVTMNSRVRLSDMSKGEELVYTLVFPRDADTATGKISILAPVGTAILGYRVGDSIEWQVPIGTRKLKIEEILYQPEAAGDFHL; translated from the coding sequence ATGGAGCGCCGAGACATTTATATTACTGAATTCGATCTGAATAGACTCAGTGAACTCTTAGAAGTCTGGCAAACGTTCAGAGGCAGCAAAAGTACAAGCATCCATCTGGAAAGCTTAATGGAAGAATTGGAACGGGCACATGTCGTTCTCCCAAAGGATATTCCGCCTGATGTCGTCACGATGAACTCACGCGTCAGGCTATCAGACATGAGCAAAGGGGAAGAGCTGGTGTATACGCTGGTCTTTCCGCGTGATGCGGATACGGCGACGGGTAAGATTTCGATTCTTGCTCCGGTTGGAACAGCCATTCTCGGGTATAGGGTCGGGGACAGTATTGAATGGCAGGTGCCTATCGGAACACGGAAGTTGAAAATAGAAGAGATTCTCTATCAACCCGAGGCTGCTGGAGATTTCCATCTGTAA